From the genome of Vicinamibacterales bacterium:
CCGAGGCGGTGTAGAACAGGGTGGAGACGCCGGCCAGCAGGACCACCGTCGTCCACATCTCGCCGGCCCGGCTCAGCTCCCGGACGTATCCGTAGCCGACCGTCGTCACCGAGATGATGGTCATGAAGAAGGCGTCCCAGACGCCCCAGCCTTCGATGACCATGTACCCGAGCGTCCCGACGACCGTGACCGCGCCCACCAGCACGAGCCCCAGGCCCGGGCCGCGCGCCCACGACAGCGGCGCCGGCGACGCGGCGGCCCCTGGCGATCGGTCTCGAGTCACGCACGTCGTCCGGTCCGGCGGTCAGGCCGATGCCGCGTCCGCGCCGCTGGCCTTCCTCAGGCCGAAGCCCACCACGAACACGGCCACGGCAATCGCCAGCCACCGCAGGGCGAAGGCGTCGGCTGCCTCGGGCGTGACGCCGATCTCGTGCCACTTGGCGATGTCGGGGCTCGTGATGCCGAACTCGGTCATGTAGGCCAGCACCGTCACGCAGCCGAAGTTGAAGATGCCCAGCAGCCCGGACATGTAGACGAAGTTGCCGACGCCCTGCAGCCCCGTCCGCCGCGCCGCCTCGGCCCGGTCGGCCAGCGGGCTGTGCGTCCGCCCGTAGAACCAGTAGATGACCATGCCGATGTCCAGCCAGATGAGGAACCGGGCCCAGGTCAGGACGGGCAGGTTCAGCATCAGATAGGCGCACGACAGGATGCCGAGCACCGGGAACGCCGCGCCGCCGGGCGCGCGGAACGGCCGGTGGACGTCCGGCCGCTTGATGCGCAGCACCAGCACCGCGCCGCAGACGATGGCGAAGGCGAAGAGCGTGCCGATCGACGTCATCTCGCCCACCGTCTGGATCTGCGTCAGCCCAGCGACGATGGCCACGATGACGCACGTGATGATGGTGGTGATGTAGGGCGTGCCGAAGCGCGGGTGCACCTTGCTCACCCCCTGCGGCAGCAGGCCGTCGCGGCTCATCGCGAAGAAGATCCGCGGCTGGCTCATGAGCATGACGAGGAGCACGGAGGTGATGCCCGCGACGGCGCCGGCCGACACCAGATAGGCCGCCCAGTCCTGCCCGATCAGGCTCAGCGCGAAGGCGACAGGGGCGTTCAGGAAAGCCTGGTCCGACTTGTAGTCGACGACGGGGACGATGCCGGACAGGATGCCGGCCACCAGCAGGTACAGCACCGTGCAGATCACGAGCGACGAGATGATGCCGATCGGCAGGTCGCGTTGCGGGTTGCGGGCCTCTTCCGCGGTCGTGGAGACCGCGTCGAAGCCGATGTAGGCGAAGAAGACGACGCCGGCGGCCCCCATCACACCCGCCCAGCCGTACGGCGCGAACGGGCTCCAGTTCTCGGGCTTCACGTACACCGCGCCCGCCCCGATGAAGAACAGCACCGCGGCGAGCTTGACGCCGACCATGACGGCATTGAAGCGCGCGCTCTCGCGAATGCCGACGACGAGCAGATACATGATGCAGAGCACGATGATCACGGCCGGCAGGTTGATCACGGTCCCGGGCGACGCGGCGCTGGGCGCCGCGCTCATCCAGACCGGCAGGGTGATGCCCGCGCCGGACAGGAGCTTCTGCATGTAGCCGCTCCAGCCGATGGCGACCGTCATCGAGCCGACGGCGTACTCGAGGATGAGATCCCAGCCGATGATCCAGGCGAAGAGCTCACCCATCGTCGCGTAGGCATAGGTATAGGCGCTGCCCGCGATGGGGATCATCGACGCGAACTCCGCGTAGCAGAGGGCGGCGAACCCGCACGCGAGGCCGGCGGCGAGGTAGGACGCCATGATGGCCGGGCCCGCCTGGTTCGCGGCCGCCGTCCCGGTCAGCACGAAGATGCCCGTGCCGATGATCGCGCCGATGCCGAGCAGGGTGAGGTCCCAGGCGGTCAGGCTGCGCCGAAGTGCCTTCGAGCCGTGCTCGACGTCGCCGACGAGCTGCTCGATGGACTTCGTCTTGAGGAGATTCGAATCCATTCAGCCTCCATTGGGAGCCCGTCGACCCTCGACGCTGGCGCGAGAACGGCCCCAAAAGTCTGGGAATTATACAGGTTCGACCGACAGCGCCCGCAGGAACCGGCGCGCACGATCACCGGGGGCGTCCGGGCCCGCGACGAGATCGCCGATCACGGCGACCTGGTCGGCGCCCGCCGCCCGCACCGCGGCCGCGGTCTCGAGCGTGATGCCGCCGATGGCCACCAGCGGGCGGCCGTCCTGCCGGACCCGGGCAGCGGCGCTGACGATGCCCGGAAGGCCGACGACGGGATCCGGGTTGGCCTTCGTGCGGGTGGCGAAGACAGGCCCGTAGGCCACGTAGGTCGCGGCCTCGCCGAGCGCGGCCTCGAGTTCGCGGGGGCTGTGCGTGGACCGGCCGATGACGGCGTCCGGACCGAGGACGGTCCGCGCGGCGGCCACGGAGAGGTCGGTCTGCCCCAGATGGACCCCCACACCCGCGCAACGCGCCACGTCCACCCGGTCGTTCACGACGACCACGGCCCCGGCCGGGCGCGCCGACTCGGCCACGCGCTCGACGAGGGCCAGGAACGCGGCCGCGCCGAGGGTCTTCGCCCGGATCTGGAGGTGGGACACGCCGGCTGCCAGGATGGCCTCCGCCGTCTCGGCCGGATCGCGGCCCCCCGCTCGGCAGACATCGACGTCGACGATGGCGTAGAGGGGGGTCACGCCGCCCCGCGCCTACGCCGACTCGGCCAGGGACTTCGGCCTGGCGGGCGGCATGAAACGCTCCATGAAGTGCGTGCTCATCCGGCCGGCCACGAAGTCCGGGTCGTTCAGGATCTTGAGGTGCAGGGGGATGCTGGTCTTGATCCCCTCGATCACGGTCATGCCCAGGACGCGGCGCATGCGCGCGAGGGACTCGGCGCGGTCGCGCCCGTGGACGATCACCTTGGCGATCATCGAGTCGTAGTACGGCGTGATCGTGCACTCGGAATGCGCGGCCGTGTCGACGCGGACGCCGGGCCCGCCGGGGATCGAGAAGGCGTGGATCACGCCGGGCGAGGGCACGAACGTGTCCGGATCCTCGGCGTTGATGCGGCACTCGAGCGAGTGCCCGGTGAACGTGACGTCGCTCTGGCGGACGGACAGGCGCTCGCCGGCCGCGATCCGGATCTGCTCCTTCACGATGTCGAGGCCCGTCACGAACTCCGTCACGGGGTGCTCCACCTGCACCCGCGTGTTCACCTCCATGAAGTAGAACTGCCCCTTGTCGTCCATCAGGAACTCGAAGGTGCCGGCGTTCGTGTACTGCACGGCCAGGGCG
Proteins encoded in this window:
- a CDS encoding amino acid permease, translating into MDSNLLKTKSIEQLVGDVEHGSKALRRSLTAWDLTLLGIGAIIGTGIFVLTGTAAANQAGPAIMASYLAAGLACGFAALCYAEFASMIPIAGSAYTYAYATMGELFAWIIGWDLILEYAVGSMTVAIGWSGYMQKLLSGAGITLPVWMSAAPSAASPGTVINLPAVIIVLCIMYLLVVGIRESARFNAVMVGVKLAAVLFFIGAGAVYVKPENWSPFAPYGWAGVMGAAGVVFFAYIGFDAVSTTAEEARNPQRDLPIGIISSLVICTVLYLLVAGILSGIVPVVDYKSDQAFLNAPVAFALSLIGQDWAAYLVSAGAVAGITSVLLVMLMSQPRIFFAMSRDGLLPQGVSKVHPRFGTPYITTIITCVIVAIVAGLTQIQTVGEMTSIGTLFAFAIVCGAVLVLRIKRPDVHRPFRAPGGAAFPVLGILSCAYLMLNLPVLTWARFLIWLDIGMVIYWFYGRTHSPLADRAEAARRTGLQGVGNFVYMSGLLGIFNFGCVTVLAYMTEFGITSPDIAKWHEIGVTPEAADAFALRWLAIAVAVFVVGFGLRKASGADAASA
- the thiE gene encoding thiamine phosphate synthase, which translates into the protein MTPLYAIVDVDVCRAGGRDPAETAEAILAAGVSHLQIRAKTLGAAAFLALVERVAESARPAGAVVVVNDRVDVARCAGVGVHLGQTDLSVAAARTVLGPDAVIGRSTHSPRELEAALGEAATYVAYGPVFATRTKANPDPVVGLPGIVSAAARVRQDGRPLVAIGGITLETAAAVRAAGADQVAVIGDLVAGPDAPGDRARRFLRALSVEPV